A window of the Schlesneria paludicola DSM 18645 genome harbors these coding sequences:
- a CDS encoding glutamate synthase subunit beta, whose translation MGKPTGFKEFQRETPKEQDPRLRILNWNEFHEHMPEKELRVQGARCMDCGVPFCHTGSLMAGMAAGCPVNNLIPEWNDLVYRGHWREALDRLHKTNNFPEFTGRVCPAPCEGSCVLGITNPAVTIKNIECSIIDHGFEQGWVQPNPPSTRTGKRVAVIGSGPAGLAAAAQLNSVGHEVTVFERADRIGGLLMYGIPNMKLEKHLVQRRVDLLATEGVQFRTGTEIGRDISAMDLREQFDAIVLCTGATKPRDLPIPGREFKGIHMAMEFLHKNTKSLLDSQLSDGCYISAKDKHVVVIGGGDTGNDCIGTSMRHGAKGVINLEIVPEPTENRPANNPWPQWPRIFRVDYGHAEVAAVFGEDPRLFSTTTIEFLGNSRGEVRALKIAKAEAAPPFKPIPGTEKEIPADLVFLALGFLGPESPVSEQLGVKLDARTNYEATHGTFNTNVPGVFAAGDCRRGQSLIVWAINEGRGAARECDKYLMGKSDLP comes from the coding sequence ATGGGCAAGCCGACTGGATTTAAAGAGTTTCAACGCGAGACACCCAAGGAACAGGATCCGCGTCTCAGGATTCTGAACTGGAACGAGTTTCACGAGCACATGCCCGAAAAGGAACTGCGTGTTCAGGGCGCTCGCTGCATGGATTGCGGTGTTCCATTCTGTCACACCGGTTCGTTGATGGCGGGAATGGCCGCAGGCTGTCCGGTCAACAATCTGATTCCTGAGTGGAACGATCTGGTCTATCGTGGTCACTGGCGTGAAGCGCTCGATCGACTTCATAAGACCAACAACTTTCCGGAATTCACCGGACGCGTCTGCCCGGCCCCCTGCGAAGGGTCTTGCGTTCTGGGAATCACGAATCCCGCAGTCACGATCAAGAACATTGAATGTTCCATCATCGATCATGGATTCGAACAGGGCTGGGTGCAGCCGAATCCACCTTCGACCCGCACGGGAAAACGAGTTGCCGTCATCGGATCGGGGCCAGCCGGACTGGCTGCCGCTGCCCAACTGAATAGTGTCGGCCACGAAGTCACCGTGTTTGAGCGAGCCGATCGGATCGGCGGCTTGCTGATGTACGGTATTCCTAATATGAAACTCGAAAAGCACCTCGTTCAGCGTCGTGTCGACCTGCTGGCGACGGAAGGCGTGCAGTTCAGGACGGGAACAGAGATCGGCCGCGACATCAGTGCCATGGACCTGCGCGAGCAATTCGACGCGATCGTGTTGTGTACAGGTGCGACCAAGCCACGTGACCTGCCGATTCCCGGACGGGAATTCAAGGGAATCCACATGGCCATGGAGTTCCTGCACAAGAACACGAAAAGCCTGCTCGATTCGCAGTTGTCGGACGGCTGCTACATCAGCGCCAAAGACAAGCACGTGGTCGTCATCGGTGGTGGTGACACCGGCAACGACTGCATCGGCACATCGATGCGTCATGGCGCGAAGGGAGTCATCAACCTCGAAATCGTACCCGAGCCGACGGAAAATCGGCCGGCGAACAATCCTTGGCCGCAATGGCCCCGGATTTTCCGCGTCGACTATGGTCATGCCGAAGTGGCCGCAGTATTCGGCGAAGATCCGCGGCTATTCAGCACGACGACGATCGAGTTCCTGGGCAACAGTCGTGGCGAAGTGCGCGCTCTTAAAATTGCCAAGGCGGAAGCCGCTCCTCCGTTCAAGCCGATCCCGGGAACCGAAAAAGAAATCCCGGCAGATCTGGTCTTCCTGGCGCTCGGATTCCTCGGCCCCGAATCCCCCGTGTCTGAGCAACTGGGCGTGAAGCTGGACGCTCGCACGAACTACGAAGCAACTCATGGAACGTTCAACACGAATGTTCCAGGCGTTTTCGCGGCAGGTGATTGTCGACGTGGCCAAAGCCTGATCGTCTGGGCGATCAACGAGGGTCGCGGGGCGGCACGTGAATGCGATAAGTATTTGATGGGTAAGAGCGATCTTCCTTGA
- the rpiB gene encoding ribose 5-phosphate isomerase B: MRIALGCDHGGFPLKARIAATLQAVGAEIVDCGTDSNCSVDYPDYARKVAAVILAGQAERGILLCGSGVGISVAANKIPGIRAGVCHDTYSAHQGVEHDDMNVLCLGARIVGDELAVELVRAFVAASFTNEERHVRRLNKVLEIEREALEGKFDSTSSTSRDP, from the coding sequence ATGCGTATTGCACTCGGCTGCGATCACGGCGGCTTTCCGCTGAAAGCACGGATTGCGGCGACACTCCAGGCGGTGGGGGCCGAGATCGTCGACTGCGGCACGGACTCCAATTGTTCGGTTGATTATCCAGACTATGCCCGCAAAGTTGCCGCGGTCATCCTGGCTGGTCAGGCAGAACGTGGAATCCTGCTATGTGGAAGCGGTGTTGGTATCAGTGTCGCCGCCAACAAGATCCCCGGAATTCGAGCAGGGGTCTGCCATGATACCTACTCGGCCCATCAGGGGGTCGAGCATGATGATATGAACGTCTTGTGTCTCGGTGCTCGAATCGTCGGGGATGAACTTGCGGTCGAACTGGTCCGCGCGTTCGTTGCAGCGTCGTTTACGAACGAGGAACGTCACGTACGTCGTCTCAATAAAGTCCTTGAAATTGAACGCGAAGCACTCGAAGGCAAGTTCGATTCGACGTCGTCGACCTCGCGAGATCCCTAA
- a CDS encoding GNAT family N-acetyltransferase, giving the protein MPEPIQLTTDRLLLRPWRDSDREPFAALNADPAVMEFFPAMLSHAESDAMADRIQAGFDERGWGLWAVEVVNPTSVHDAIQTERTPFIGYVGLAIPRFDAHFTPCVEIGWRLQKSAWGFGYAPEAARAVLQFGFEQLKLAEIVSLTATVNLKSQRVMQKLNMSYDAADDFDHPALSEGHRLRRHVLYRLSREFFIDTPTPV; this is encoded by the coding sequence ATGCCTGAACCCATTCAGCTCACGACAGATCGATTGCTTCTACGACCGTGGCGGGATTCTGATCGCGAGCCGTTCGCCGCGCTCAATGCCGATCCTGCGGTGATGGAATTTTTTCCCGCAATGCTCAGTCACGCTGAGAGTGATGCAATGGCCGATCGAATTCAGGCGGGGTTTGACGAGCGTGGTTGGGGACTGTGGGCGGTTGAGGTCGTCAACCCAACGTCCGTTCATGATGCCATTCAGACAGAACGAACACCGTTTATTGGATACGTCGGACTGGCGATTCCCCGTTTTGATGCGCATTTCACACCGTGTGTGGAGATTGGTTGGAGACTGCAGAAATCGGCTTGGGGATTTGGCTATGCTCCCGAGGCAGCACGCGCCGTTTTGCAGTTCGGATTCGAACAATTGAAGCTGGCCGAAATTGTGTCGCTCACAGCAACCGTCAATCTCAAGTCACAACGAGTCATGCAGAAGCTCAACATGTCGTATGACGCGGCCGACGACTTTGATCACCCGGCGCTGTCGGAAGGGCATCGGTTGCGCCGACATGTTTTGTATCGACTTTCGCGTGAATTTTTCATCGACACGCCAACGCCCGTTTGA
- a CDS encoding type II toxin-antitoxin system RelE family toxin: protein MSDSGSLEAVREETEASLISRAQVAVSRCNWEVGECAALWTKRFARGRTDADFAALVSLSPDQIYQRRRVWETFADVYRNYPTLRWSHYYAAINWDDAAECLQWAQDVQAGVAEMKAWRRAQRGEDLTTQSIDEAFDGLPTEPAIAREAAPFDHESSFSVSANGNSDDAMADGMPAAERPTSEFGDYAPYKADATVPPAGEGSRERPLLNAEQIAKKLTTTIERCHSLLTDDFLRDFAELPEKVRKRFLKATEQLAEKITSLQ from the coding sequence ATGTCAGATTCCGGATCCTTGGAAGCAGTCCGAGAAGAAACCGAAGCGTCACTGATTTCACGAGCTCAGGTGGCGGTTAGTCGTTGCAATTGGGAAGTCGGCGAATGCGCGGCGCTCTGGACGAAGCGATTCGCTCGAGGCCGAACAGACGCGGATTTTGCAGCTCTTGTCTCGCTCAGCCCTGATCAGATCTATCAACGTCGTCGCGTTTGGGAAACCTTCGCCGACGTTTATCGTAACTACCCCACCCTGCGATGGTCGCACTACTACGCCGCCATCAATTGGGACGATGCCGCGGAATGTCTGCAGTGGGCCCAGGATGTTCAGGCGGGCGTCGCAGAAATGAAGGCGTGGCGTCGCGCTCAACGTGGCGAAGACCTCACGACACAGTCGATTGACGAAGCATTCGATGGGCTTCCAACAGAGCCCGCAATTGCTCGCGAAGCTGCTCCTTTCGATCACGAATCGTCGTTCTCGGTGTCTGCCAATGGAAACTCTGATGATGCCATGGCGGATGGCATGCCGGCCGCCGAGCGGCCGACATCAGAATTTGGCGACTATGCGCCGTATAAAGCGGACGCAACGGTGCCACCAGCTGGCGAAGGTTCGCGTGAACGCCCTTTGCTGAACGCAGAACAGATTGCGAAAAAGCTCACGACGACAATCGAACGCTGCCATAGCCTGTTGACGGACGATTTCTTGCGCGACTTCGCAGAGCTTCCAGAAAAGGTTCGCAAGCGTTTCCTGAAAGCGACCGAGCAGCTCGCAGAAAAGATCACTTCGCTGCAGTAA
- a CDS encoding alpha/beta hydrolase family protein, translated as MGIASNVVPCLRLALCLIVASFAATCAIADEPVKSLILPGESFLIEGRPGFILTPKPSESGGRTPWIFYAPTLNGLPDIHEKWMHEQFLAAGVAVAGIDIGEAYGSPNGRRLMTAFYDELTTKRSFALKPCLLGRSRGGLWVTSWAGEHPDKVAGIAGIYPVFDLRNYPGVKNAAPAYEMTPDELESRLEEFNPLNQVSKLAAAKIPVYLIHGDIDQVVPLKQNSGEFAARYQTAGAEKLVTVSVAEGQGHNYWEGFFRCQPLIDFAIERSREGAKP; from the coding sequence ATGGGAATCGCATCCAACGTGGTCCCGTGTCTTCGGCTAGCGCTGTGCCTGATCGTCGCGTCGTTCGCCGCAACGTGTGCGATAGCTGATGAACCCGTGAAATCATTGATTTTGCCGGGGGAATCGTTCCTGATTGAAGGGCGTCCTGGGTTCATTCTCACGCCCAAACCAAGCGAATCCGGTGGAAGAACTCCCTGGATTTTCTATGCCCCGACACTGAATGGCCTGCCGGACATTCACGAAAAATGGATGCATGAACAGTTTCTGGCCGCCGGTGTCGCCGTCGCTGGAATCGATATCGGCGAAGCGTACGGCAGTCCAAACGGTCGGCGGCTCATGACCGCGTTCTATGACGAACTGACAACAAAACGAAGCTTCGCTTTGAAGCCCTGCTTGTTGGGACGCAGCCGAGGGGGCCTGTGGGTGACGAGTTGGGCCGGCGAGCATCCCGACAAGGTTGCGGGAATCGCGGGGATCTACCCGGTCTTCGACTTGCGCAACTATCCCGGCGTCAAGAATGCCGCGCCCGCGTACGAGATGACGCCGGACGAACTCGAGTCACGGCTTGAGGAGTTCAATCCCCTAAATCAGGTTTCGAAGCTGGCCGCGGCCAAGATTCCGGTCTACCTCATTCATGGTGACATCGATCAGGTCGTACCTCTCAAGCAAAATTCGGGAGAGTTCGCAGCTCGATATCAGACGGCTGGCGCCGAGAAGCTAGTCACCGTTTCTGTGGCGGAAGGCCAGGGACACAACTATTGGGAAGGCTTCTTTCGCTGTCAGCCGCTTATCGATTTTGCCATCGAACGGTCACGCGAAGGCGCCAAGCCTTAA